A single window of Streptomyces xanthii DNA harbors:
- a CDS encoding DUF1059 domain-containing protein, which yields MRKVADCRDFPSEMNCTLTISGEEEEVVRAAAEHAASVHGHTDSPELREMIRGGLKDEVPQHA from the coding sequence ATGCGCAAAGTAGCCGACTGCCGGGACTTCCCCAGCGAGATGAACTGCACGCTGACCATCTCGGGCGAGGAGGAAGAGGTCGTGCGGGCCGCGGCCGAGCACGCAGCCTCCGTCCACGGCCACACCGACAGCCCCGAGCTGCGGGAGATGATCCGCGGCGGGCTCAAGGACGAGGTCCCCCAGCACGCCTGA